The Coccidioides posadasii str. Silveira chromosome 5, complete sequence genome has a segment encoding these proteins:
- a CDS encoding uncharacterized protein (EggNog:ENOG410PG9P~COG:G~TransMembrane:12 (i54-77o89-112i119-138o144-167i176-196o208-228i249-266o286-305i317-335o341-366i378-399o411-430i)) → MLEMGEPGKESEPTGSSSPGLSSCEDAVEIVEKSGFENDSLSFDHGWKAWSQVLASWIMFFDTWGIVTAFGVFQTYYEQAILSQESPSTISWIGSIQSFLLLFIGAVTGPLFDAGYSRHLLISGTFLVPFGLMMTSVAKSFWQILLAQGFCLGLGCGCLFIPCVAIIPQYFKKKKAFANGIAATGSGVGGVIYPIMFRQLQLKIGFAWAVRVLGFVSLATLLVACCLLKIRFQPTEKRALIQLHAFKDPVYTLFCIGEFIGFSGLYNTMVYIQPYAIDNRIIGEHLAFYLLAMLNTASSFGRILPNYIADYIGPLNVIGPMAVISGILGFCWIGIHSSGGVIALAVLYGFFSGGYVSIPPIVIMNITPDLRDFGTRLGMSFVFVASGALIGTPIGGALISHMGGDYLGVKIFTGACLLCSGIIMCIARFIKTGPHLLARM, encoded by the exons ATGCTGGAGATGGGGGAACCAGGGAAAGAATCAGAGCCAACTGGCTCATCGTCCCCCGGGTTGTCCTCCTGTGAAGATGCAGTAGAAATTGTGGAGAAGTCGGGGTTCGAGAACGACAGCCTCTCCTTCGACCATGGCTGGAAAGCATGGTCACAAGTTTTGGCCTCCTGGATTATGTTTTTCGATACATG GGGAATTGTGACCGCATTTGGTGTTTTTCAAACATATTATGAGCAGGCAATACTTTCCCAGGAGTCGCCTTCGACTATATCATGGATTGGATCCATACAGTCCTTCCTCCTGCTCTTCATCGGGGCCGTGACAGGCCCGCTCTTCGACGCTGGATATTCCCGGCATCTCCTGATTTCGGGCACATTTCTGGTTCCATTTGGACTCATGATGACCAGCGTAGCTAAGAGCTTTTGGCAAATCCTTTTAGCACAGGGTTTCTGTCTTGGACTTGGCTGCGGGTGTCTTTTTATTCCCTGCGTGGCAATTATTCCACAGTActttaagaagaagaaagcctTTGCGAATGGCATTGCTGCTACGGGGAGCGGTGTTGGTGGTGTTATATACCCGATCATGTTTCGCCAACTTCAGCTGAAAATTGGATTTGCTTGGGCTGTTCGAGTGCTTGGATTTGTATCCCTTGCCACACTCTTGGTCGCATGCTGCCTTCTAAAGATCAGGTTCCAGCCTACGGAAAAACGTGCCCTGATCCAGTTACACGCTTTCAAGGACCCTGTCTATACGCTCTTCTGCATTGGCGAGTTCATCGGATTTTCTGGCCTATACAACACCATGGTATATATACAACCATATGCAATCGATAACCGTATAATTGGCGAGCATCTTGCATTCTACCTCCTCGCCATGCTCAATACCGCCTCTAGCTTTGGCCGCATTCTCCCAAATTATATTGCTGACTACATCGGCCCTCTCAATGTCATCGGCCCCATGGCCGTCATCTCCGGCATCCTCGGGTTTTGCTGGATTGGAATCCATTCCTCCGGGGGAGTGATTGCCCTGGCGGTTCTCTACGGTTTCTTCTCGGGCGGCTACGTTTCCATACCTCCAATCGTGATCATGAATATCACACCCGATCTTCGAGATTTTGGCACCAGATTGGGTATGTCTTTCGTGTTCGTTGCGTCGGGAGCTTTGATTGGTACCCCTATTGGCGGTGCGCTCATCAGCCATATGGGGGGAGATTACCTGGGCGTGAAGATATTCACTGGGGCTTGCCTGCTTTGCTCGGGTATTATAATGTGTATTGCAAGATTTATCAAAACAGGACCCCATCTACTTGCTCGAATGTGA
- a CDS encoding uncharacterized protein (BUSCO:421097at4751~EggNog:ENOG410PNTA~COG:S~BUSCO:14064at33183): MTSIRRMTASDLLSLNLTNLDPLTENYDANFYLTYLMKWPSLFNVVEDRDGKIVGYIMGKLEAQHPSMRHSEHYTPWHGHITVLTVAPAWRRLGYARRLTEALERASDINNAWFVDLYVRAGNKVAVEMYKGMGYSVFRRVVNYYSDDPAGMSGGEDAFDMRKPLSRDKDLIHQRENGEKFLVSPEDVY; this comes from the exons ATGACTTCCATACGCCGCATGACCGCTTCCGATCTCCTCTCCCTCAATCTCACCAACCTCGATCCTCTGACCGAAAATTACGATGCTAATTTCTACCTCACATATCTCATGAAATGGCCGTCCCTCTTCAACGTCGTCGAAGACCGCGATGGCAAGATCGTGGGCTACA TAATGGGTAAACTCGAGGCCCAGCACCCTTCCATGCGTCACTCAGAGCACTACACCCCGTGGCATGGGCACATCACCGTTCTCACCGTCGCGCCAGCCTGGAGACGACTGGGTTATGCGCGACGACTTACCGAGGCACTGGAACGTGCTTCAGATATCAACAACGCATGGTTCGTTGATTTGTATGTGCGTGCGGGAAATAAAGTTGCCGTAGAAATGTATAAGGGGATGGG ATACTCTGTGTTTAGACGGGTGGTGAATTATTATAGTGATGATCCTGCGGGCATGTCCGGCGGTGAAGATGCGTTTGATATGCGGAAACCGTTGAGTAGAGATAAAGACTTGATACATCAGCGAGAGAATGGGGAGAAGTTTTTGGTTAGCCCGGAAGATGTATACTAA